A genomic region of Bernardetia sp. ABR2-2B contains the following coding sequences:
- a CDS encoding tetratricopeptide repeat protein, with protein sequence MKTLSMKKYNPIKLFLSILLIAFFSSSLTVFAQNTQDLALADEYYEQGEYEKAVQYYEKIAKKNPSASYIYNNYLDALIRLEELKEAQKYIERCLKDRPLDPKMNIDYAKLLLQKREDKKADKHFDEYINSIKSNSHLARVAARVLAHEGFYEYAEKLYLQAQKNTKENYDMDLGLLYLAMGKPDKMVEQFLILLKKQPNDAPYVQHLLQSRLSEDEEWDMVEPMLYEAIQKNPNDEVFSEMLVWYFLQRKNFMMAFRQAKALDRRNKSEGVKIMEIGMLAYNNEEWKSATAIFGHLTENYKGRLIYSQAKHFLMASKEEYIKNQFPIDKEEIKSLVNDYEQTLAEIGWNPSTAKSARNMALLQAFYLNQKEVAINTLNKITEIRGVPHQLLSQVKLDLGDIYVLKNEPWEATLLYSQVEKTEKETPLGYTAKLKNAKLSYFSGDFKLAKAHLDILKLATSREIANDAMDLSILIQDNTGLDSSETAMREYAAIDLLIFQQQYEDALSAYKKMRNHFEDHSLTDEIYWKEATILQKMGRFDEAAEKLQTVLKLNPTDIFGDDANFLLGKIYEENLGNTEKAEEYYKKQLVDYAGSVYVVEARKRIRKLRGEIVN encoded by the coding sequence ATGAAAACTCTATCTATGAAAAAATATAATCCTATCAAACTCTTCCTATCTATATTATTAATTGCTTTTTTCTCCTCTTCTCTAACTGTTTTTGCTCAAAACACACAAGATTTGGCTCTAGCAGATGAGTATTACGAACAAGGGGAATACGAAAAAGCAGTTCAATATTATGAAAAAATAGCGAAAAAAAATCCTTCAGCTTCTTATATCTACAATAATTATTTAGATGCACTTATTCGCTTAGAAGAATTGAAAGAAGCTCAAAAATATATAGAAAGATGCTTGAAAGACCGACCTTTAGACCCAAAAATGAATATTGATTATGCTAAACTTTTACTCCAAAAAAGAGAAGACAAAAAAGCAGATAAGCATTTTGACGAGTACATCAATTCTATTAAATCAAATTCTCATTTGGCTCGTGTGGCTGCTCGTGTACTAGCACATGAAGGATTTTATGAATATGCTGAAAAGCTTTATTTACAAGCTCAAAAAAACACAAAAGAAAACTATGATATGGATTTGGGACTTCTTTATTTAGCAATGGGAAAACCAGATAAAATGGTAGAGCAATTTTTGATTTTACTCAAAAAACAGCCTAATGATGCGCCTTATGTTCAACATTTATTACAATCTCGTTTGTCGGAAGATGAAGAATGGGATATGGTAGAGCCGATGTTATATGAAGCCATACAGAAAAACCCTAACGATGAGGTTTTCAGCGAAATGTTGGTTTGGTATTTTCTTCAAAGAAAGAATTTTATGATGGCTTTCAGACAAGCAAAAGCACTAGATAGAAGAAATAAATCAGAAGGCGTAAAAATAATGGAAATTGGAATGCTTGCCTATAATAATGAAGAATGGAAAAGTGCTACGGCTATTTTTGGTCATCTGACAGAAAATTATAAAGGAAGATTGATTTATTCACAAGCCAAACATTTTTTGATGGCTTCGAAGGAAGAATACATAAAAAATCAGTTTCCTATCGATAAAGAAGAAATAAAGTCGCTTGTCAATGATTACGAACAAACACTTGCAGAAATAGGCTGGAATCCAAGTACAGCAAAATCAGCTCGTAATATGGCTCTCTTACAGGCTTTTTATCTCAATCAAAAAGAAGTAGCTATAAATACGCTCAATAAAATCACAGAAATTAGAGGTGTGCCTCATCAGCTTTTGAGTCAAGTAAAACTAGATTTGGGAGATATTTATGTATTAAAAAATGAACCTTGGGAGGCAACTTTATTGTACTCACAGGTAGAAAAAACAGAGAAAGAAACGCCATTAGGTTATACAGCCAAACTCAAAAACGCCAAACTTTCGTATTTTAGTGGAGATTTTAAACTTGCCAAAGCACATTTGGATATTCTGAAATTAGCTACTTCAAGAGAGATTGCCAACGATGCAATGGATTTGTCTATCTTGATTCAAGACAATACAGGCTTGGATTCTTCTGAAACAGCAATGAGAGAATATGCAGCCATTGACTTATTGATTTTCCAACAGCAGTATGAAGATGCTTTATCAGCTTATAAAAAAATGCGTAATCATTTTGAAGACCATTCTCTGACAGATGAAATTTACTGGAAAGAAGCTACTATTTTGCAAAAAATGGGACGTTTTGATGAGGCAGCCGAAAAACTACAAACTGTTTTGAAACTCAATCCAACAGATATTTTTGGCGATGATGCTAATTTTCTCTTAGGAAAAATCTATGAAGAAAATCTTGGTAACACAGAAAAAGCAGAAGAATATTACAAAAAACAACTTGTAGATTACGCAGGAAGTGTTTATGTAGTAGAAGCAAGGAAACGCATCCGAAAATTACGTGGAGAAATCGTAAATTAG
- a CDS encoding acyl-CoA thioesterase yields MPPKSRKASESYVTMTEMVLPNDTNPLNNLMGGRLMHLMDIAAAISAQKHCNRVVVTASVDNVSFEASVPLGGVVTLESHVSRAFNSSMEVYVEAYGENILEGSGRKLAYKAFLTFVAVDQMGNPINVPELEPETEKEIMLFDGALRRRQLRLVLADRMKPEEATELKSLFFKINPEGKQK; encoded by the coding sequence ATGCCTCCTAAGTCAAGAAAAGCAAGTGAATCATACGTTACGATGACCGAAATGGTTTTGCCCAATGATACCAATCCCTTGAATAATTTAATGGGTGGAAGACTGATGCACCTTATGGATATTGCAGCAGCTATTTCAGCTCAAAAGCATTGTAATCGTGTCGTAGTTACTGCTTCTGTTGATAATGTTTCGTTTGAGGCTTCTGTTCCTTTAGGTGGCGTGGTTACATTAGAATCTCATGTCAGTCGTGCTTTTAATTCTTCTATGGAAGTATATGTGGAGGCGTATGGAGAGAATATTTTGGAAGGCTCTGGAAGAAAATTAGCATATAAAGCCTTCTTGACTTTTGTAGCCGTCGACCAAATGGGAAATCCTATCAATGTTCCTGAACTTGAACCCGAAACTGAAAAAGAAATTATGCTTTTTGATGGTGCTTTGCGTCGTCGTCAGCTTCGTTTAGTTTTAGCAGATAGGATGAAGCCAGAAGAAGCTACTGAACTTAAATCACTTTTCTTCAAAATAAATCCAGAAGGAAAACAAAAATAA
- a CDS encoding succinate dehydrogenase cytochrome b subunit: MNWIIRTLTSSVGKKVLMSLTGLFLVTFLIVHMSGNFQLLNPDVLAASESFNIYAVFMTTFPLIKITSYLLYGSIALHALVALFLTLQNKKARPTGYAITGSAEKSWASRNMGILGSILLAFIIMHMAQFWSRYHFGGELPVMDIDGYAYKNLYALVATTFSVWWFSILYLISMLAVGMHLWHGFQSGFQTLGLQHKKYTPLISAASKGLAILFIVGFSSMPLAMIAQFGVSNSIDEAAEIVMKKSIEEGVEWKVSNWSDLEADTEWDKIPATEAE; the protein is encoded by the coding sequence ATGAATTGGATTATACGCACCCTGACAAGCAGCGTAGGCAAAAAAGTTTTAATGTCTTTGACAGGGTTATTCTTAGTAACGTTTCTGATTGTTCATATGTCTGGTAATTTTCAATTATTGAATCCAGATGTTTTGGCAGCAAGTGAAAGTTTTAATATTTATGCCGTCTTCATGACGACATTTCCTCTTATCAAAATCACTTCATATTTGCTTTATGGCTCTATTGCATTACACGCTTTAGTAGCTCTTTTTCTTACTTTACAAAATAAGAAGGCTCGTCCAACAGGCTATGCAATTACTGGAAGCGCAGAAAAATCTTGGGCTTCTCGTAATATGGGTATTTTAGGTTCAATCCTACTTGCTTTTATTATCATGCATATGGCGCAATTTTGGTCAAGATACCATTTTGGAGGAGAGCTTCCTGTTATGGATATAGACGGATACGCATATAAAAATTTGTATGCACTTGTGGCTACTACTTTTTCTGTATGGTGGTTCTCTATTTTATATCTCATTAGTATGTTAGCAGTCGGTATGCACCTTTGGCATGGTTTCCAAAGTGGTTTCCAAACACTTGGTCTTCAACATAAGAAATATACACCACTTATTTCGGCTGCAAGTAAAGGACTAGCTATTCTTTTTATTGTTGGTTTTTCTAGTATGCCTTTAGCTATGATAGCTCAATTTGGAGTTTCGAATAGTATTGATGAAGCAGCAGAAATAGTAATGAAAAAATCTATAGAAGAAGGCGTAGAATGGAAAGTTTCTAACTGGTCAGATTTAGAAGCTGATACAGAATGGGATAAAATACCAGCAACTGAAGCAGAATAA
- a CDS encoding IS4 family transposase, whose translation MAKAKYASSGKVTKLVSVLSSHLKGFHLARVQFIGLFVIAVIKVGLGGLIQIATAFERNVEYSSSLRRIERFLNYYELDFQAITNLIISLEGIEQWENIVLCLDRTNWKVGKEHINILLLSAAHKGVSIPLCWSVLSRTGNSATQQRIDLIEDFLNQFPNLSITALVADREFIGKKWFFYLATKKFDFVMRIKSNFKATRKGKTKSIVAWCRGLSISETYQLDGTFVVNEAEVYLSVSRTQKGYIYLASPVLLDNIFEIYKQRWEIETLFKALKSQGFNLENTKLTEPNKIAKLIALCSIAFVWCYKVGEWKHKKTKIRVCSNGYNEYSFFRYGLIEIKKILNNPMTSETKFDQKIKVLSME comes from the coding sequence ATGGCGAAAGCAAAGTATGCTTCTAGTGGTAAAGTTACAAAATTAGTTAGTGTTTTATCTTCTCATTTAAAAGGGTTTCATTTAGCCCGAGTTCAATTTATAGGTCTTTTTGTAATAGCTGTTATAAAGGTAGGTCTAGGAGGTTTAATTCAAATTGCAACTGCGTTTGAAAGGAATGTAGAATACAGTTCTTCTTTACGTCGTATAGAACGCTTTTTAAATTATTATGAGCTTGATTTTCAAGCAATTACTAATTTGATTATTTCCTTAGAAGGCATTGAACAATGGGAAAATATCGTACTGTGTTTGGATAGAACGAATTGGAAAGTTGGAAAAGAGCATATTAATATTTTGCTTCTCTCAGCAGCTCATAAAGGGGTATCTATTCCTCTTTGTTGGTCTGTACTTTCGAGGACAGGAAATTCAGCTACTCAACAACGAATTGATTTGATAGAAGATTTCTTAAATCAATTTCCTAATTTATCTATTACTGCTCTTGTAGCAGATAGAGAGTTTATAGGTAAAAAATGGTTTTTCTATTTAGCTACAAAAAAATTTGATTTTGTAATGCGTATAAAATCTAACTTTAAAGCTACTAGAAAAGGGAAAACAAAGTCTATTGTAGCATGGTGTAGAGGGCTTTCGATTTCAGAAACCTATCAACTAGATGGAACATTTGTAGTCAATGAAGCAGAGGTATATTTATCTGTAAGTCGAACACAAAAAGGATATATTTATTTAGCATCACCTGTTTTATTGGATAATATTTTTGAAATTTATAAACAACGTTGGGAAATCGAAACGTTGTTTAAAGCACTAAAATCACAAGGTTTTAACTTAGAAAATACAAAATTAACAGAACCAAATAAAATAGCTAAATTAATTGCTTTGTGTTCCATTGCCTTTGTTTGGTGTTACAAAGTAGGAGAATGGAAACATAAAAAAACAAAAATAAGAGTCTGTTCAAATGGATATAATGAATACTCTTTTTTCAGATATGGATTAATAGAAATTAAAAAAATACTCAATAATCCAATGACTAGTGAAACTAAATTTGATCAAAAAATTAAAGTTTTGTCAATGGAGTAA
- a CDS encoding tRNA-(ms[2]io[6]A)-hydroxylase, translating to MLHLQLPTDPRWTELAQESIEAILTDHAYCEQKAASSCISLIVTYNHYPNLVDTLSPIVAEEWSHFEMVLDQLRKRNLTFGGKRKDEYALKLRKFMVKGGSEEMRLLDNLLVNALIEARSCERFKMLSNTMEDEELKKFYRELMVSEARHYTVFIGLAKQYLPKEIVDKRWQEFLNYESEIMESLELRGDRMH from the coding sequence ATTTTACACCTTCAACTCCCAACCGACCCACGCTGGACAGAACTAGCTCAAGAAAGTATTGAAGCTATCTTGACAGACCACGCTTATTGTGAGCAAAAAGCAGCTTCTTCTTGTATTTCACTTATTGTAACCTATAATCATTACCCAAACCTTGTCGATACGCTTTCTCCTATTGTAGCCGAAGAGTGGTCACATTTTGAAATGGTTTTGGATCAACTCAGAAAACGAAATCTAACTTTTGGAGGAAAACGCAAAGATGAGTATGCACTCAAACTTCGTAAGTTTATGGTAAAAGGAGGAAGTGAAGAAATGCGACTTTTGGATAATTTGTTAGTAAATGCGCTGATAGAAGCACGTAGCTGTGAGCGTTTCAAAATGCTTTCAAATACAATGGAAGACGAAGAACTAAAGAAATTTTATCGTGAACTAATGGTTTCAGAAGCTCGTCATTATACCGTTTTTATTGGTTTGGCAAAGCAATATTTACCAAAAGAAATAGTAGATAAACGTTGGCAAGAATTTTTGAATTACGAATCTGAAATTATGGAAAGTTTGGAGCTTCGTGGCGATAGAATGCACTAA
- a CDS encoding chorismate mutase, which produces MEFAPLSSWFPNNPNWNTEKKPLFIAGPCSAETPEQLMETCQDISKDERVQVLRAGIWKPRTRPNNFEGVGKIGLEWLLDVKKATGKLTTTEVAKPEHVEEALKHEVDILWIGARSVVNPFTMQEIADALKGIDIPVIVKNPINPDVALWMGGIERINQAGINKMAALHRGFSSYGNTKYRNEPMWQLAIELKSKLPTLPLLCDPSHIGGKRELIYPLCQKAMDLNYEGLMVETHRNPDEAWSDAKQQVTPQRLAEILDKLVVRTGNLETLKDAGLSNKLQELRNQIDKIDREVVESFVARLELVKQIGDYKRENNLPVFQLDRWQKVFESRPEWAETMEINPDFVSSIFKLIHDESIRIQTERKEDF; this is translated from the coding sequence ATGGAATTTGCCCCTTTATCATCGTGGTTTCCAAATAACCCAAACTGGAATACCGAAAAAAAACCATTGTTCATTGCTGGTCCTTGTAGTGCCGAAACGCCAGAACAATTGATGGAAACCTGTCAAGATATTTCTAAAGATGAGCGAGTACAAGTTTTGAGAGCAGGAATTTGGAAGCCTCGTACACGTCCGAATAACTTTGAAGGTGTTGGAAAGATTGGTTTAGAATGGCTTTTAGATGTCAAAAAAGCAACTGGAAAGCTGACTACAACCGAAGTAGCCAAACCAGAACATGTAGAAGAAGCACTCAAACACGAAGTGGATATTTTATGGATTGGTGCAAGAAGTGTCGTTAATCCGTTTACAATGCAAGAAATTGCAGATGCTTTGAAAGGAATTGATATTCCTGTTATTGTCAAGAATCCGATTAACCCAGATGTTGCTCTTTGGATGGGTGGAATCGAACGTATTAATCAAGCTGGAATCAATAAAATGGCAGCCTTGCACCGTGGTTTTTCTAGTTATGGAAATACAAAATACCGTAACGAACCGATGTGGCAATTGGCTATCGAACTCAAAAGTAAATTACCTACTTTGCCTCTTCTTTGCGATCCAAGTCATATTGGAGGAAAGCGTGAACTTATTTACCCACTTTGTCAGAAGGCAATGGATTTGAATTATGAAGGTTTAATGGTCGAAACGCATAGAAACCCAGATGAAGCTTGGAGTGATGCCAAACAGCAAGTTACGCCACAAAGATTAGCCGAAATTTTGGATAAATTAGTGGTTCGTACAGGAAACTTAGAAACACTTAAAGATGCAGGACTTTCAAATAAATTACAAGAATTGCGTAATCAGATTGATAAAATTGATAGAGAAGTAGTAGAAAGCTTTGTAGCTCGTTTGGAGCTTGTAAAACAAATTGGAGATTACAAAAGAGAAAATAATTTGCCTGTTTTTCAGTTAGACCGTTGGCAGAAAGTATTTGAGAGTCGTCCTGAGTGGGCAGAAACAATGGAGATTAATCCAGATTTTGTTTCATCAATTTTCAAACTTATTCACGACGAATCTATTCGTATTCAGACCGAACGCAAAGAAGATTTTTAA
- a CDS encoding YihY/virulence factor BrkB family protein — MRKKIKERIKKTSHNIRNHKRVEGFERFLENIYFRKNPEFNLYLILGIFFSKIQKDAVPDRASGIAFNLTLAIFPFVIFLFTLIPYLQIPDLEERIFTELNAIVPNGIYAFIDTTIYDIVSKQRGGLLSFGFVAALFAATSGTIGFMDAFSRSQRIIDKRNFIKKRITALSLTLIFTVLLLLTIVLIIVGEYLLNFLIFHGLLSENGLYYSIQVLRYIFAFLIILLTLSMLYRFAPALKIPWRTYGVGAVLASLSCVLVSVGFSSYINYFNTYNRLYGSIGTFIGFMFWLFVISLVILFGFEINVSIEKARKIAVRRYRVWKESRTKNLKMNDKEEEEKEEKIINEAQDAKSEEQVEKEVKDEIKKEVENQAKSSD; from the coding sequence ATGCGTAAGAAAATTAAAGAACGAATCAAAAAAACTTCTCACAATATTCGTAATCATAAACGAGTAGAGGGTTTTGAGCGTTTTTTAGAAAATATTTACTTTAGAAAAAATCCAGAGTTTAATTTATATCTAATTTTAGGGATTTTTTTTTCTAAGATACAAAAGGATGCTGTCCCAGACAGAGCTAGTGGAATTGCTTTTAATCTTACCTTAGCTATTTTTCCATTTGTTATCTTTTTGTTTACTCTCATTCCTTACTTACAAATTCCAGATTTAGAGGAACGCATTTTTACAGAACTCAATGCGATTGTGCCTAATGGAATTTATGCTTTTATAGATACCACTATTTATGATATTGTCAGCAAACAACGAGGAGGGCTTTTGTCTTTTGGTTTTGTGGCTGCTCTTTTTGCTGCAACAAGTGGAACAATCGGATTTATGGATGCTTTTAGCCGTTCACAGCGAATTATTGATAAGCGAAATTTTATTAAAAAAAGAATTACTGCTCTAAGTCTAACACTTATATTTACAGTTCTTTTATTACTAACTATTGTTTTGATTATTGTAGGAGAATATTTACTCAATTTCTTGATTTTTCATGGTCTTTTAAGTGAAAATGGTCTTTATTATAGCATTCAAGTGTTGAGATATATTTTTGCATTTTTGATTATTCTCCTAACGCTTTCCATGTTGTATCGTTTTGCTCCTGCTCTCAAAATTCCTTGGAGAACGTATGGCGTAGGTGCAGTTTTGGCTTCTCTTTCTTGTGTTTTGGTGTCGGTAGGTTTTTCTTCTTATATCAATTATTTCAATACCTATAACCGTCTATACGGCTCTATTGGCACTTTTATAGGGTTTATGTTTTGGCTTTTCGTAATCTCTCTTGTTATTTTATTTGGCTTTGAGATAAATGTAAGCATAGAAAAGGCTAGAAAAATAGCTGTTCGAAGGTATAGAGTTTGGAAAGAGAGTCGAACTAAAAACTTAAAGATGAACGATAAAGAAGAAGAGGAAAAAGAAGAAAAAATAATCAATGAAGCACAAGATGCAAAGTCAGAAGAGCAAGTAGAAAAAGAAGTAAAAGATGAGATTAAAAAAGAGGTAGAAAATCAAGCGAAATCATCAGATTAG
- a CDS encoding fumarate reductase/succinate dehydrogenase flavoprotein subunit, protein MSELNSKIPEGSIGEKWDKHKFNIRLVNPANKRKYTVIVVGTGLAGASAAASLAELGYNVKAFTFHDSPRRAHSIAAQGGINAAKNYQNDGDSVYRLFYDTVKGGDYRSREGNVHRLAQVSVNIIDQCVAQGVPFAREYGGMLDNRSFGGALVSRTFYAKGQTGQQLLLGAYSALSRQVATGKVEMHTRTEMLDVVKIDGKARGIITRNLVTGEIESHAGHAVLLCTGGYSNVFFLSTNAMACNATAAWRAHKKGAYFANPCYTQIHPTCIPVSGDHQSKLTLMSESLRNDGRVWVPRNPEDKKKNPSEIAEKDRFYYLEEKYPTFGNLVPRDVASRNAKYVCDEGLGVGATGKAVYLDFRDAIKRDGQKYVEDKYGNLFDMYKQITNEDPYKVPMKIYPAPHYTMGGLWVDYNLMTNVEGLYALGEANFSDHGANRLGASALMQGLADGYFVAPYTVGDFLATQPYKIEDTSHEAFTQAKTEVEARIKKVMSINGKQTPDEIHKKLGRIIWDYCGMSRNADGLKLARTEVQKLREEFWNDVKVVGTENQLNAELEKALRIADFLELGELMIIDALDRNESCGGHFREEYEINGEAKRDDENYSYVAAWEFPKDSKGEFMTGDPVLHKEELVFENVKLTQRSYK, encoded by the coding sequence ATGTCAGAACTCAATTCAAAAATCCCTGAAGGCTCAATCGGCGAAAAATGGGACAAACATAAATTTAATATTCGCTTAGTAAACCCTGCCAACAAACGTAAATATACAGTTATCGTTGTCGGAACAGGGCTTGCAGGTGCATCGGCAGCAGCTTCTTTGGCAGAACTTGGCTACAATGTAAAAGCATTTACTTTTCACGATAGCCCTAGAAGAGCGCACTCTATTGCAGCGCAAGGAGGAATTAATGCAGCCAAAAATTATCAAAATGATGGCGATAGTGTATATCGTCTGTTTTATGATACAGTAAAAGGTGGTGATTATCGTTCAAGAGAAGGAAATGTTCACCGTTTGGCACAAGTAAGTGTCAATATTATTGACCAATGTGTAGCACAAGGTGTTCCTTTTGCTCGTGAGTATGGTGGAATGTTAGATAACCGTTCTTTTGGTGGAGCTTTGGTTTCACGTACTTTTTATGCAAAAGGACAAACAGGACAGCAGCTTCTTTTAGGGGCTTATTCTGCTCTTAGCCGTCAAGTAGCGACAGGAAAAGTAGAAATGCACACTCGTACAGAAATGCTTGATGTTGTCAAAATTGATGGAAAAGCAAGAGGAATAATTACTCGTAATCTTGTAACTGGAGAAATCGAATCACACGCTGGACACGCTGTTTTGCTTTGTACTGGTGGATATTCAAATGTATTTTTCCTTTCTACAAATGCAATGGCTTGTAATGCTACGGCAGCTTGGAGAGCGCACAAAAAAGGAGCTTATTTTGCAAATCCTTGTTATACTCAAATTCACCCAACTTGTATTCCAGTTTCAGGTGACCACCAATCAAAACTTACTTTGATGTCGGAATCACTTCGTAATGATGGACGTGTTTGGGTACCTCGTAATCCAGAAGATAAAAAGAAAAATCCTTCTGAAATTGCAGAAAAAGACCGTTTCTATTATTTAGAAGAAAAATATCCAACCTTTGGTAATCTTGTTCCTCGTGATGTGGCTTCAAGAAATGCAAAATATGTTTGTGATGAAGGGCTAGGAGTAGGAGCAACAGGAAAAGCCGTTTATCTTGATTTTAGAGATGCCATTAAAAGAGATGGACAAAAATATGTAGAAGATAAATACGGTAACCTCTTCGATATGTATAAGCAAATCACAAATGAAGACCCATATAAAGTTCCGATGAAAATTTATCCTGCACCTCACTATACAATGGGTGGACTTTGGGTAGATTATAATTTGATGACAAATGTTGAGGGGCTTTATGCTCTTGGAGAAGCGAATTTCTCCGACCACGGTGCAAACCGTTTGGGAGCTAGTGCTTTGATGCAAGGTTTGGCAGATGGGTATTTTGTTGCACCTTATACAGTTGGAGATTTCTTAGCTACGCAGCCTTACAAAATTGAGGATACTTCGCATGAAGCATTTACACAGGCAAAAACAGAAGTTGAGGCAAGAATCAAGAAAGTAATGAGCATTAATGGTAAGCAAACACCAGATGAAATCCATAAAAAATTAGGTCGTATCATTTGGGATTACTGTGGAATGTCAAGAAATGCAGACGGACTGAAACTTGCTCGTACAGAAGTACAAAAACTACGTGAAGAGTTTTGGAATGATGTAAAAGTAGTAGGAACTGAAAACCAACTCAACGCAGAGCTTGAAAAAGCACTTCGTATTGCTGATTTCTTGGAGCTTGGTGAACTTATGATTATTGATGCTTTGGATAGAAATGAATCTTGTGGTGGACACTTTAGAGAAGAATACGAAATCAATGGCGAAGCAAAGCGTGATGACGAAAACTATTCTTACGTAGCTGCTTGGGAGTTTCCTAAAGATAGCAAAGGCGAGTTTATGACTGGCGACCCAGTTCTTCATAAAGAAGAATTAGTCTTCGAAAATGTCAAACTTACACAGCGTAGTTACAAATAA
- a CDS encoding SGNH/GDSL hydrolase family protein has protein sequence MSDFIPPFDSDSSSKKTSKSNLHNLFSVWLVILGVVLGLYAIDSYEQPVNFDLSVKKPKAKELFVPPSTDFLYQQVAKQTFFLVDSLELARKNSIDTSAQRILLTGDSMSEGLYLAFRSYASHNNHYLKGRIWYSSLTIQWSKTDSLERLIEIYKPTIVIFTLGANELFRTDIYEREKDIQDIIAQAGDTPFIWVGPPNWKDDTGINEIIERNMPSNTFFLSKDLEFDRERDGAHPTRESSRYWADTIATWIMNKSRHKILLEKPVSEGSDNK, from the coding sequence TTGTCTGATTTTATCCCTCCTTTTGATTCTGATTCTTCTTCAAAAAAAACTTCTAAATCCAATCTACACAATTTATTTTCTGTGTGGTTGGTTATTTTAGGTGTTGTTTTGGGTCTATATGCGATTGATAGCTATGAACAACCTGTAAATTTTGATTTATCCGTCAAAAAACCAAAAGCTAAAGAATTATTTGTTCCTCCCTCAACAGATTTTCTTTATCAACAAGTTGCAAAACAAACCTTTTTTTTAGTTGATTCTTTAGAACTAGCTCGTAAAAATAGCATTGATACTTCGGCACAGCGTATTTTACTGACTGGCGACTCTATGTCAGAAGGTTTATACTTAGCTTTTCGAAGCTATGCAAGTCATAACAACCATTATTTGAAAGGCAGAATTTGGTATAGTTCGCTTACCATTCAATGGAGCAAAACAGATAGTTTGGAGCGTTTAATAGAAATTTATAAGCCTACAATTGTGATTTTTACGCTAGGCGCAAATGAGCTTTTCCGTACTGATATTTACGAACGAGAAAAAGATATTCAAGATATTATTGCACAAGCTGGAGATACGCCTTTTATTTGGGTAGGTCCTCCAAACTGGAAAGACGATACAGGAATTAATGAAATTATTGAGCGAAATATGCCTTCAAATACGTTTTTCTTGTCTAAAGATTTAGAGTTTGATAGAGAAAGAGATGGCGCACACCCAACACGAGAATCGTCAAGATATTGGGCTGATACGATTGCAACTTGGATTATGAATAAATCTCGCCATAAAATCTTATTAGAAAAACCTGTTTCGGAAGGTTCGGATAATAAATAA
- a CDS encoding succinate dehydrogenase/fumarate reductase iron-sulfur subunit, with protein MAEQHNSYKIKVWRQANAKAKGEFKNYKLDNVSTDMSFLEMMDMLNETLVRKGEDPVSFDHDCREGICGSCAMYINGHPHGNVRGVTTCQLHMRSFPNNTTITIEPWRASAFPVIKDLTVNRSSFDRIIQSGGYVSVNTGNARDANEMPIPKEIADEAFNAAACIGCGACVAACKNASAMLFVSAKVSQLALLPQGKAEAQKRAENMVAQMDEEGFGSCTNTGACSAECPKLIGQEHIARLNREYLTAKASSDFVK; from the coding sequence ATGGCAGAACAACATAATTCATATAAAATAAAAGTTTGGAGACAAGCCAATGCAAAAGCAAAGGGCGAGTTTAAAAACTATAAATTAGATAACGTTTCGACAGATATGTCATTTTTAGAAATGATGGATATGCTCAACGAAACATTAGTAAGAAAAGGCGAAGACCCAGTAAGTTTTGACCACGATTGTCGTGAAGGAATTTGTGGTTCTTGTGCAATGTATATCAATGGACACCCACACGGAAATGTACGTGGGGTAACTACGTGTCAGTTACACATGCGTTCTTTTCCAAACAATACTACTATCACTATTGAGCCTTGGAGAGCATCAGCTTTTCCAGTTATTAAGGATTTGACAGTCAATAGAAGTTCTTTTGATAGAATCATTCAATCTGGTGGTTATGTTTCTGTAAATACAGGAAATGCTCGTGATGCAAACGAAATGCCTATTCCAAAGGAAATTGCTGACGAAGCATTTAATGCAGCAGCTTGTATTGGTTGTGGTGCGTGTGTGGCAGCTTGTAAAAATGCTTCAGCTATGCTTTTTGTTTCAGCTAAAGTTTCACAACTGGCACTTCTTCCACAAGGAAAAGCAGAAGCTCAAAAACGTGCTGAAAATATGGTTGCTCAAATGGATGAAGAAGGATTTGGCTCGTGTACAAACACAGGAGCATGTTCGGCAGAGTGTCCAAAACTTATCGGTCAAGAACATATTGCTCGTCTGAATAGAGAATACTTGACAGCAAAAGCATCTTCTGATTTTGTAAAGTAG